A region of the Planktothrix tepida PCC 9214 genome:
CCCAATGGTCAGAGGCGATCGCCTTAGAAGCGATGCGTTGCAGGTTCAGGTTCAACTCCTGTCAGGAGTACCAAGCACCGAAGGCGGAAGTGATCGACGCGCGCACCCGATAAGTGCGTTATTAGCAGGTTTGAGTCCTGCTCGGTGTACCAAATTTCTAAAAGTAACAAATAAAAAGCACTTTAGTATGCTAAATCAACGATAAGCTGAAAAATCCTACAACTTAGACAATTCGGGTCGTTAGCTTAACGGTTAGAGTAGCTGCCTTTTAAGCAGACGGGTCAGAGTTCAAATCTCTGGCGACCCATGTTCAATCACTGTGGGAGTGTCGCCTAATGGAAAGGGTATCGATCTTCTAAATCGATTTGTGTAGGTTCGACCCCTACCACTCCTGCCAAATAGGGGTCTGTAGCTTAACTGGGAAAGCATCTGTCTTGCAAACAGAAAGATGTCGGTTCAACTCCGACCAGAATCCACTTTTTAATCAAGTAAGAGGTAATAAAAATGGTACATATTCGATTTGAAGGGCGATCGCTCGACCTATCAGAAACCCAACTGGAAATTACTCAAGGGATGAGTGATACAGCAGTGAAAGAACGAGTTTCAAGATATTTAGATGTTGATGGAAATCGACTTTCTACTTATGTAGTTGATCACCGTCCCAGTGGTGATTTAATCATCCGTCCTGAAGCTGTTTACGGTTAAAGTATATGGACATAACCGCAAGTTTAACAGTCGCCAGAACGGTGTTTTATAAAGGCTAATGCACCGAAACAAACGGTGATGAAGTCTTTTTCTCTCTATTCTTTATTCCCTGTTCCCTGCAATATGAGCGAACATCGTTTGAGCGAAGTTGTCATTGAACGTCCTCGTGGTGGAATGCGAATTAGCCTCAAAAAATTGAAAGGTTTTAAGAAGCAATTATATAAACTCACCGAGGAAGCTAGTCAGGATGGATTACTCAGTCCTTACCTGATTAAACCTAGAAATAAATCGAAGCATCTCTCTGATCAGCTAGGGCCACTGCGGCGGTTTTTGCGATCGCACGTTGGGCAACCCTGGAATGAAGTTTACAGTAAATTGTGCCAGCAATTAGATACTAAAACCATGGCAGGGCAGCACGTTCTGACTCATCTATGGGAATTCGTTGAGCGGCACGTTGAACTGATTGATGGCATACCTTACAGCAAAAGAACCCATCGGCGTTTTTCCATTCCTCATCGCTTAGACAGCCATTACACAGACAAATTTTATGTGCATCCAGAAACTGGAATTCTGTGTGCGTCTGCAAACCAACCTCGCAAGAGATGGAATTCCTGGCGACCGGATGTGGTGAAACTGGATGAATATCATGAATATCACCAACTTCACGGAATTTGGTATCTAATTACCTTTGAGGAAGTCCCACCTCCACCCACACAAACCGTTATCGATGTGCTAGACGGTGAAATCTTTTGTGGTAATGGGAGATGGATGAATGGTCGCAGAATGTATGCCACTCGGAAACAGCAATGTAGCAAAAAGGAACTTCGATTTATTCGTAATCAACTTTCTCAATCATAACGTTCACTTCGTGCCCTAACCTCAAAAGCTTACATACTCGCCAAATGGAAAAGGCACTTGATTTGAGTTCAAGTTACTACAGGTTCAACCTGGCATTACCCAAGCCGATCTGTTTGTCTACGCTTTTGACGATATCCCTTATCCGGTGAACGCGCAGGGTAAGGAATTGACCGACTGGGAACGAGCATTCCAGCACATCAAAGCAGGGGGTAGCACCAGTATTGGCTGTGCGCTGGAGGCGATGCGGAAGAAACGCCTAATCGTGGATCAAATCATTATTGTGACAGACGAAGGTGAGAACGCAACTCCTTAATTCGGAGAGGTTTATAAGACTTACTGCCGAGAGTTTGCCATCATGCCAAACGTCGTAATTGTCCGAGTCGGGGGTTACTGCAACTGGCTTGAGAACCAACTGAAGGCGCAGCAAGCACCTGTAGAAACGTTCACCTTTGCGGGAGATTACTACAGCTTGCCCAATCTGGTGCCGCTTCTGACGCGCCCTTCTCGTCTGGATTTGCTGCTGGAGATTTTGGACACGCCATTACCTGTGCGGAAGGATAAGTGAGAGAGAAAGGTGCGTGATGGTAATACTGAGCGCACCTTGTTTTTCTTCGCAGTAGTGGGTTTATAATGGAACTCAAAACATTTTAAAGGTATGGGTGCTGAGATCCCTTACAACGTCAAACTTGGCTGGCTTATCCAGTTAATGAAGCGGATATGCAACAACGGTTTAAAACGGTCAAACCTGTACCTGTACATTTGGTGAAAGAAGAGATTGCCTTTGAACAAATTATCGCTCGTTGGAATGGTAATTTCTGTTGGTTTGAGGAGGTTGATCGTCGGGCTGACCCGGAGATTGCTGAAACCTTGCAATCTGCTCTCAAACAATTGATTCCAACGAAGGAATTACAGTTTAAGGGTATTACTCCAGAAATGCGATCGCTCTATGAGTTAGTTGGTCAAAAAAACGAGAAACTTAACTCACTGAAACGAGGCAAAAAACGACTGCGACAAGCTCTCAAATTAGGGGGCGGTGAGCTACACCAGTTTCAAGATCGGGGTGATTACTGGAGGGTGGATTGGACAACGGCTGATGGTAGTTATCATACCAGTGCGATTGCTAAAAGGGATTTCCGATTGGGTTGATACGGATGACAACTCTTTCAACTTTTAGAAAATAGAAGTCGTAAAGTCCTCTGAAGTTAGCAAAGTCCCATCAACGTTATTGAGGGTTGCCAGAAGTATTCCATTCACCTGAATTTGAGTCGTACCCATTACCGAGGTTAGACTCAGTTGCTCAAAGCTCAAACCCCCATCGAGAACAATCAGATCTTGACCCTGGGTAAAGTCAGTAATCATATCAGGGCCATATCCAGAGACGAGGACAAAGCGATCGCTTCCTTCCCCACCCGTGAGGGTATCTGCACCTTCGGCTCCTACGAGTAGGTCATTATCGTTTCCGCCGATGAGTTGGTCATTTCCTTCTCCACCATCGAGGGTATCTTCTCCATTGTCTCCAAAGAGAATATCATCACCAGAGTTACCATCGAGTAAATCATTTCCTTTACCACCCCAGATGAAATCTTGATCGGAGTTGCCGGAAATTGTATCGTTATCTGGGTTGCCATAGAGGATGTCGTTACCCTCATTACCCTCGATTAAATCGGCTCCCAAACCCCCAAACCCACTATCGTCTTCACTACCTCCCCGCACTTGGTCGTCATTGCGTCCACCGAAAACTTCATCCTTGCCATCCGCACCATTAATAAGATCGTTATCCTGGTTGCCGTTAATCCAGTCATTGTCACTATCGCCTGAAATTGTATCATTCCCCAAGCTCCCAAAAGTTCGGTCATTTCCTGAACCACTTGCAATTTGATTGTCATCCTGACCGCCAATAATTGTATCGTCTCGATCAGTTACGACAGAGGAGTTTAAGAGATTTTGATTGGGTTGTAAGTTCGGAAAAGTGATCGGTTTAATTAAGTCAGTGGGGTCATAGATATTAAATACCTTGTCACCCGTGTTGTCTGAAGAAGTTTCAGAGGGTGCAACAGTTGGTGCTGGTGTTGGTTCTGGGGTAGGTTCAACAGTTGGCTCCGGTGTTGGTGTTGGTTCTGGTGTTGGTGCAACAGTTGGCTCCGGTGTTGGTGTTGGTTCTGGTGTTGGTGNGGGTAGGTTCAACAGTTGGTACAGGGGTAGGTTCAACAGTCGGTACAGGGGTAGGTTCAACAGTTGGTACAGGCGTTGGTACAGGTGTTGATACAGGTGTTGGTACAGGTGTTGGTGTAGGTGTTGGTACAGGTGTTGGTGTAGGTGTTGGTACAACAGTCGGTGCTGGTGTTGGTACAGGGGTGGGTTCAACAGTTGGCTGAGGCGTTGGTTGAGGAATAGCTTTAACACTTAAGTTAAACTGATCACTAATACTCGCTCCACTAGGATCACTAGCTGTAACAGTGATAACAAATGGACTAACAGTATTAATAGTAGGAATACCACTAATTAGGCCCGTTGCTGGATTAAGACTTAAGTTATTCGGAAGTTCTGGTGCTGAGAACGTTAAAACATCACCATCAGGATCACTAAAGTAAGTCGAGAGATTCAGATTAAAGGGTTGGTTTTGTTGAATATCAATCTGATCAGGAATTTCCCCTATCCGTATAGGACTATCGTTAACAGATTGAACATTAATTTTAACTTCTGCATTGGCAACATTGCCTTTACTATCCGTTGTTAAATAAAAGAAGCTATCTTCACCAAAATAATTAAGAGCAGGAGTATAAGTAATGGTTTGACCATCGGTGCTAACTTCTAAGGTTCCACCTTGACTACTTTCAGGAAGAATTGCTGTAATTTGTCCGGCTTCATTCGTTTCTAAACTGCCAACAGTTGTTACTTTCAGTGTGTCATTACTATCCTCATCTTGATCATTTTCTAGCACATTAATAACTATGGGAGTATCTTCTAAAGTCGTTATATTATTGTCAGCATTCGCTTCAGGAGTGTTATTTAATATATCCAGTTGGAAAGTCGGATCTTGAGCCGTTGCAGCTTGAATTTGGGTTGTTAAAGCTTCACCTGTATGATCGGCAATCGCTTGTTCTATAGATAGACTTCCGGTTCCTACTTTTTGCAAATCGGTTGCCGTTTTTCCTTGAACGACCTGCTGAATTTTAGCGATTTGAATTGATTTTTGAACTAAATCGATATTTGGATCTGAAATAACTTGATCAATGCGAATATTTCCAGCAACGATAATATTAGCAACACCTGTGGCTAGATTAGTTGTAATATCAGGTTTAATCGCTTTAATGATTCCTTGTATTTGATTGGCATCGCTGACATTTAATGTGCCATTGGGTTGATTAATTTTTTTGATAATTTCGTCTAAAATTTGATCAGATGCGGTACTCATCCCTCCGGCTGAAGAACTACTCAAAAACGCAGAGAGTTGCACTAAGGTATTATAAATTTTAGCTTGTTGGCTAAATACAATTAACCCCTCTTGATTGCCATTAGCGATTTCTTTAAGGGCATCAAATTCATAAAGATTAACATTAGGAAGTCCTAAAGCCGTTTTAACTTGGGTTTGTGCTGCTTCGGGATTAACGGGTTCAGCTAATAATCGAACTAAAGTCGCCAAGGGATTACTAACCAATTGGGAGTAACCTGTTGCTAATTCAACGGATTTAAAGGCTTCAATTTCAACATTTTTTCCTTCATTTGGATCAAGGCGACCGTTACCATTTTTATCAAATTGATCAACAGGAATATTTAGCTCATAAGTACCATCACTAGCCTTATAGGCAAAGGGTTCGTTAGCGTCTTGAATTCCATTATCATTAGCATCAAAGAAAACCCAAGATTGAAGCATTTGCTTCCGAGCATTGGCTTGATCCAAAAATCCAGAACTATTATTCAGAATACTATCAATAATTTTATTGTTATCAATAATTTCTTGAACAGTTTGAGTTAAAATATCACCATTGAGATTGAGTTTTGGATCTTGGTTCGTTAAAGTTGTAATTGCATTTTCAAGTAAATTCTTGACAACGGTTTTATCACTCAAATTCGGTGTATTTCCCTGCTCAATTAGGGTTGCAACACTTTGGAAGATTTCCTTAGCAATTTCTCCCATTGTCATAGAAGAGGAAGGTTCTTCACTATCTAATTGTTGATTACCATCGAGATCTAAAAAGCGAATTCCACCATTAAGGCGATCGCTAATAACTTCAGGTTCTCCTGTATCAAACTGGTTATTATTATTGCTGTCAAGGTAGAGTAAACCCGCCTGGTCTTTTACTTCGGCGGAATCAACTGTTAAACCGACAAAAGGTGTTTGTGAAAGGGTCTGTGTGGCGGTGATAATTAGGTTTTGAAGTTGTACCTTTAACGCTAAAACTCCTATCTCTACATCAGTGGGAATATCTGCGAATACATCCAAATTTGAGGGGAGACTAAAAGCCTCTTTAACTTCAGTTTTAGCCGTTTCAAAATCAGGCGTTATCAGTTTTGTAGCAATGGATGTTAGGGGGGATGCAATTTTGGCTGTGGGTACGGTGATTAGAGGAATACTTTGGTCAAGGAATGTTGATGTATCAACTCCATTGATAACAATAACTCGACCTTCATCAGCATCAATAATGCCGTTGCCATTCTTATCGAAATTATCTAAAATATTGAGATTGTAGCTACCATCTGGACTGGTAAAGGTACTGGGTTCGCTAAAAGGTTCACTGAAGGGTTCGAGAAGTTCAATGGTTGCTCCTGTATCAAGATCGGGGACTGAATAGGTATCTCGAATTCCATTATTATTGAGATCCTCAAAATCTCGAATTCCGTTATGATTGAGGTCAGCATAATCTTGAATTCCATTAAAATTAGCATCCAGGAAAACAGTTGCTCCCGCAATATAACCATCCTGTACTTTTCCAATACTGCTATTACCGATTTTAAATTTCGCTAAATTAAAGGTGGCAAAATGTTCATCATATACAGTCTCACCAAAGAGATTAACTTCGGCTCCCAGAAAAGCGTTAATTTCTCCTAATAAACTTAAAAAATCATCAAGACGGGGAGCAATTTCCGAAACTGCATGAATGCGACCATCATCGGTTTTATTGGCTTCACCTTGGTCTACTAAATCTAAGTTAAATAATCCTTCAATTCCGCCTTTGAGATAACCAGAAACAGCTAAAAGATCTAAACCGGCTCCGGCTGCAATTGTAGCATTGAGTTTAACTTCGGGAACATCAGCACCCGTACCATCTGCATTTTCACGATCACTAATATAGAATCCATCTAGGATACGGTAGGCTTGATTGGCGGCAAAATCTTTGGCTTTCCACTGACGCAAACCGAAGGTATCCATACCCATTGCAAAATCGGCGGCTGCGCCAAATTTACCTTCTAATAAACCACGAATCGGGCCATAAATGGGGAAGGTTTTTCGGACTCCTACATTAAACGCAACTTCAGGAACATCAAAGGTAAATAAAGGAACATCTTGACCTAATAATAAAGCAGTCGCCTTAATCGGATCTTTCAGCAGGGGAATATCAAATAAAGATTGATTACTTCCATCTCCATAGGTGAAACTTTTAGTAAATTCAGTGATGGATTTTTGACTAGAATTTCCGGGATTTTGGATAATCTTATCCAGTTCGGTTTTAACGTCAGTTGC
Encoded here:
- a CDS encoding calcium-binding protein, producing MNLPXPTPEPTPTPEPTVAPTPEPTPTPEPTVEPTPEPTPAPTVAPSETSSDNTGDKVFNIYDPTDLIKPITFPNLQPNQNLLNSSVVTDRDDTIIGGQDDNQIASGSGNDRTFGSLGNDTISGDSDNDWINGNQDNDLINGADGKDEVFGGRNDDQVRGGSEDDSGFGGLGADLIEGNEGNDILYGNPDNDTISGNSDQDFIWGGKGNDLLDGNSGDDILFGDNGEDTLDGGEGNDQLIGGNDNDLLVGAEGADTLTGGEGSDRFVLVSGYGPDMITDFTQGQDLIVLDGGLSFEQLSLTSVMGTTQIQVNGILLATLNNVDGTLLTSEDFTTSIF